The DNA window ATACAAGAAGGGCAcctaatttaatattaatacagCCATAACTTTATTGTTGTTTTATTCTTCAAATTGCTAGGAACTTTCATTAGCAAGGAATACAAATATAGTTCATGAGTCATGACTAACCATGACTTAAATGTATAAATGAAggtttattaaaagaaaaactaaccTTGTCGGAGAAAAATGTAGAAACGTTATCAACTTCATCACCAATTATAAGTTCTTTATCTTCGTCTCTTGAAAATGTAGAAATCAAAGTAGTCATGTTTGAACAGTTAGCTATCTTAATTTCAAGCAAGGATGGACATTCAAGACCTTTACTTCCTAGGTAAAAGCTTGTTATATTTGGACAAGATTCCACTATAATGGATTGTAGACGAGGGAATATGTCAATGATCTTGCTATTATCTGTTATTGCTTCCTCAACCATTGTAATTGAACCCTCTTCTTTGATGACTTGTTCCAAATTATTGCATCTCTTGATCTCCATTTGCCGGAGTTGTCCCAAGCAGAAGACCATTGAGAGGTTAAAAATGTATCTCAAATTATTGGAATCACAAACCTCTAGAAATTCAAGTGTTGTAAAATCCAACATTTCTTGAGGATTTCTACTCCATATGTTTATCAACTCCGAAAAATCTGACAACTTCAAATTCTTTAGACCACGATATCCAACCTAAGAAGCAAcatataaaaaagataaatatttatattaccaacatattttaaaaaagggCCCTACAATGctattgtgaaaataaattacaaaaatcataattaaatgtgtatatatatatatctttcaaTGAATTTTTCAACCAGTACCTGCTCTTTGTATAATTGCTCCACTGTGGCATTAAGGTCACCAGCCCAACGTCCCTTAAAATCTGTTACCGTTAACTGCACTTTATGCAGTTTTGGTGTGCTTAGCACTCCTTGATAGAAGTTCTTCATCCTAGGACACTGGCTCAAAGTAACTTGTTCTAAGGATGGAAACCTTAACGTGTAATGCCCTGAACAAAAGCTTACTAGCCTTTGTAAACAATGAAGCTCCAAATGTTTCAGCGCTGTGAAAACAATCTCGTATGGTGTTTCACCCTCGTCGCTTGCAACTACTTCTCTCATCATTTCACATTCTCTTATCCTCATTGTAACAAGGCACACCAAACTTTGGACTTTGAAAGATGTAATCAACTCTGACATCCCATTGCATTTCCAGACATCTAAAGTTGTAAGAGTTTCAAAAAATGAAAGACCTAATCCTAAATTAATCAAATTGTCACACTGCCAAAGTTCAAGACATTCGAGACGTGCACAAATATGGTCAAGCGGGGAGTCTAGCTTCCATAGATGTCTTATGTTGTTAACCAGATCCAATTTCAACTTCTTGATTTTGGGGGTTGTGATTCTCATGTCTTTATCTTCATGTGCATCGCTTTCGAAAGAAGCTAGCTCTTTGAAGTTACAAAAAACCACGTCAAGCCCTTCCAAATTGTAAAACCTTCTAAGGAAAGAAATTGGGAAAATAGCTGATTCATCAAAGTAGCAAGAGATTCGAAAAAATTTGACATTGCAAAATAAGTCGGCCTCAAACTGGCCATCACTTATCATCGCAATATCACTATGGCTAAATGAAACCTCCTCCAATTGAGGGATAACCTAAAAAGAAATAAGTAAGAACAATAAGAACCGTAGAGTATTAGATTTAGAATTCCATTTTAAAGAATAGCCATAAGACATAATATAAGTCTATACGTGAACTATGAAATCAAATGTTTGAATTGttgtgtatttttatttttaaattctatattaagAATATGTatgttagattaaaaaaaaaacttaatagaaTTTATTAATAGGTAAAGAGTTACAAACAATTtgttactaaaataaaatttagaactGCTAGAGGTGTTAGATGGGAAAAaaatgaatttgattattattttaattattttatattttcaaatgaatATTTGAATGTATTAACTGAAATgtattaaatgatttaaatataatatataaactttgtcaaaaaaaaaaagaaaaagaaaaaagtggcTGTTCATACCTTTTCAATGAGGAAAAGCGAATGTTGAATTTGGGATTCTTCATGCCCAAATATCTTAATTGCCCCATACCAATGTATCCTCAACTGCTTCAATGTAGGCCATGTTGTTCTATGCATTCCTGGATAGAAACATGTTAGGTCTGGTAGATCCCAAAGTTCAAGGAAGGACAATTGATTAAATGcaaaacaaattttcaattcGCCTGATTCTTCAACACTTTTTGAAACAATCTCCTCCAACCCACACCTAGCAATAGTTAGTCTTTCAAGTTGCTGAAGATCTTTAGCAATTGAAAATGGGAATAGAGTTTTCAAGCTCCAACAATCTTCAATGCATACTTGTCGTAGACTTTCAAAAGAAATATTTCCTTTGTGATACTTGGTCCACACATGCTTTAATTTTGGTAGGCGAATGAGATTCACTTCTCTTAATTGACAGTTTGCTACATGCGTTTCTTCAATATCTAACCCTTGTTCTTGGAGTTGGAACACTTCTTCTAATGAAGCACAATCAGTCACTATTAATTTCTCCAATCTTTGAAAAGCCCCCAAAAGAAAAGGTGGAAAGATATTCAACAACACATTACATTCCATAATACTCAACTCTTTTAGCATAGGAAAAGAATTTGTATGAAGTTGGCTGTCCCATACCCGCTTTACTTTTCTCAAATGGGAGATTGTGATTTTCTCCAAATTGGAAAAAACAACCTACAATGAATTTTTGATGCGAATGAAAGCAATGATTAAAAGAGTTAAATATAACAAAAGAAGAATGTGTTGAAAATAGTACCTTATTGTTGAATAAAACTACATCTGTAAGGATTTCTTTACTCGTAGAATTATGGATGAATCCCTTCAATTGTGGACAGTTTTCTATCTCAAGAATCCTCAAGGTTGGGAATTCAACAGTATAATCTTCATGACAAAATCCGATGAGATTCTGAAGTCCTTTCAACTTGAGGGAGTTTAATCGAGGGAAGCAGATTAGGTATCTATTTCTGAATGCTTCCTTGATAATCTTCTCCTTTGATATTATCTCATGTATGCACTTACATTCACTTATTTCCAAGCATTCGAGCTGTTGGAGATATTCAACCATGGAGTCGGATAAGACGTGTTTTAAGTTGGCACAGCCCTCAATGATCAACGTTGTCAAATTTTGGGTTGAACAAAACTCTTGGGGAAGCCATATTCTTTCGATGGTAATTGAGGATAGCACCAACTCCTTCAACTTAGGAAACTGTGTCTGCAAAAATATACTTGTTTACTTACCAAATCTAATCTTatcaagtttgattttttttttttcaaatatgatgaaagagtaactaaaataataaaagaggataaatattaggactaaatttattattatagttgCGGAATATTTTGTAACAAGGCAAGCAGAACATGGTATTTCAATATCTTCCtattatatcaaaatctcatattctgttaaatttttttgacaaTTAAAATTATTCACCATCAACATTGAGAAAATAGTAGGAAATGAGATTAAAATAAAGAGAGCATAGCTTAAACTTTTAAAGCCAGATAGAGAACTAAATTGAGTTTTAGTTGAAAATGAGTGGTTGAgataaaagttaaattaaaaaagagagagtagGAAATGTGATTAAAATGCATGCATTGGAAGTGGGAAAAAGATATCACACACCTTTTGCTTAAAAAGAGTTGTTTCCTGTGGAGATGTGGAAGTGGAACCTTCATTTTTAGAGCAAAAGCTAATGAGCTTTGGTAGGCCCTGGAGCTCCAAAATCTCTAGTTGGAATTCAATTTtgtcaacatcatcattatctttaAAGATATATTGGATCATTGCACCATTCTGGATATGCAGATTCTTCAACTGTCGAAAATAATCTCCAACTTCTGATTCCTGTAGCAAAATCTCCACATCTTTCACTTCATCTATGTATAAATTTTCAGCTTTCTTCAATAAAACTTTGACTCCATTATTAAGAAAGCTAATGCTTGTCTGTAGGCTAAGCTTTAGGGTTCTGGAGTTTTCACGAACCCAAACCCAATTCCAATCCCAATGCGATGCTTCTCCGATAAAAATAATGTATCTTTGCAACTTTTCAAAGGAGAAGTCTTTGGGAATAATGTTGGCATTAGGAATATGAATTTCTAAAGAAGTTAAACATGACAAAGCTTTCAATTCAGCAAGACTGAAATTGCTTTGTTGACTAGACTGCCCCTTTGCTTCCCATTCATTAAAACTGTTACTCATATACAGTTCTTCTAATCGAGACAATTTGCAGAAGACACCAGGTGGAATTCTTTTGAGTTTGGAACAATCAATTAAACCTAACCACTTTAGTTTAGTCAGCTGTCCTATTTCCTCCGGTAGCATTTCAATTTCAGAACCTTCAAAGTTAAGAATTTCCAGATTCTTGAGCTCTCCGATAAGGGCAATGTCTCCCAACGCACAATACATCAAGCATAATGTTCGAAGGTTTGCCAGCAAGGAAATTGATGAGGGCAAGGACGGTAAATTCAAACAAGCCAAAATTAGGACTTTAAGATTTTTTGTTTCCATAAAAAAGTTTGTTGGTATTTTCAACAAAGGATTTTTGCTACCGATACCGAAAAAACTAAGTTTGGGGCATTTCAACTGATCAGGAAGTTCGCTGAAGCTACCATACGGTAAAAATATTTTGTCGCACTCTTTCATCGTTTCATCATCTGGCCAATCATCCAAAACATCCTGAGGTCTTAAAGAAAAAACGTGGTTGCCTTTAGAAGCAATTGAGATGGCCACATCAGAAATAAGATCATGCATATCAAAGCGTTGATTGCTATAACTATCAACTAACAAACAACAGGCTTTGAGATGACTCACCACTGTCAATAATCTGATCCGTGTTTTTTCAACCGTGTTGATACCATGGAATAAACCCAATCCCATTGCATACATAAGCAACTCATCAAAGAGAGCATTATGACCAATTAGACCGCAAAGCAAAAAAGTCTGTTTATGTTCCTCGCTTGGTAAACGATCGTAACTCCACTCTATACTTGAACATACAGCTGCTGGTACTCCTTTGAAGTTGCTCGACGGTGGCCCGTTTAGCTGTTGCAAAGCATCCTCCCATGCAAATGGAGGTTCATTTTTCAAAGATGTTGCAAGTGTTCTAATGGCGATTGGTAGGCCACCACATCTTTTAGCTACCTCAATTGCTATAGGAGGCAAGTCATGACTTTCAACACCGTTCCGTGCTATATTCTTGAAGAAATTCCAAGCTTCTTCGTGTGTTAAAACTCCGAGTGGAAAACTCTCTTTAGCATCCATATCCTTCCTCAGGACATTACGATCTCTGGACGTCAGCAGTATGGTGCATACCTGATCCTTATCTCCCAAAGGAATTCCCACTTCCATCAGGTCTAATTTTGCCCAAATGTCATCTAAAACAACAAGaatcttcttctctttcttcaacCTTTGGCACAACCGACTTGCTCTTCCACTCATACTTTGCTCCTCAAATTTCAATCCCAACATATCTGCAATTTGATCTTGAATTTTCTGGACGTCAGGAGTATAAGTCACAACAGCCATAACCACCGAGTCGAATAACTTATCTTCTTTGACTTGTCTGACAACTTCTTTCACAAGTGTAGTCTTGCCGACACCAGGCATTCCGTGCACTCCTAGTATGTTGAAATTAGGATCTTTCACCGCCTCCATGATCTTGTTAAACACCAGTTTTCTTGAATTAAAGTCCTCAAAATCTTTTGGAGGTACAACCACTATGGGCTGCGGGACATCCCGGTATGATATTTTGTCAAATCCACCTTGCTGGAGGAGTTCATCAACGGCACCAGCATCTTCTTCTGCTTTCTTGCTAAGCTGATAGAAAGCCTTAAAATTAGGACACAAGCCGATAAAACATTTGTTCTTTGCTTCGTCTTCAAGACTCTTCACTTTGTTCAACTCTGAAATGATCATGTCGTCGACTTTCATGAGCCAATTGTTGACGTCGGGGTATATAGTCTCGCCGTTATTTTGAGCAGCATCAACGTCTAGCAGCACTCTGTCTCTTTTGTCTTTCAACATCTCAACTTTCTTCTCGAAATCCAAGACCATTGTTCTATGGTGGAAAACATAGCTGAAATTACGTTTGATTTTTTGGAACAAGTATCCGACAACACCGGTAACAAGGTTGCTAGCGCTGCCCATAGTAATCTCCATTGAAAAGAGGGGGTCAAAAGTAGTAAAGTAGAGAGTAAGTGATAGAATGACAGAGGAGGGGAGGAAATTCAAGTAAAAGGAAACAAGGATGAGGAGACTTGGTTTTGACAGATTCCAAGCTCTGAACAAAAACAACGCTGGTATGAAATTGTGAAGCAGAAGATGAAGAAAGCTAGACAAGACAAAGACTTGAAGTATTTGAAGCGGACTGAACGTTGCTATGATCGGCACTTGGAGCAGAAAACGGTTGTACGTTTGGGTAGGCAGCTGAGGATTTCGAAATGGAATTACTTAGATCATGTGGGAGGGTTGTATTATGTTATGTATTCtagttaattttgaaatttcattctcACCCAATCACAATTGTTTGGGTTCATCAATTAAATTAACCCAAAATCCAATGAATTGCTTCGTGATTAACGTGAAAATCAATCGTTAAAATTTCAGTaatgaatttgaataattttatattttaatgactaaattaataaaaataattttttaagtgaTCAAAATAGTAACAACTCCTATTTAGAGTGACTAATGAGatggtttattttaaaataaataattgggtaaactacatctatggtcacttttgtttacctcaggttacattttagttacttatgtttgaaatgttacgttttagtcacttacgttattgtgttgcaacattttagtcactgagctgcTAATTGTCATTAAcgatgtaacggtaagctgacatagcatgttaaatcatcatttcaaatgaaaattttaggttaaattattcaattggtccccataatttttttttgttttgagcaatttaagtttttgttttatgttcttttaacttttttatttttattttccattcttttttGCTTCTGCCTCTATTTTCCtaccttctccttttttttaatatatcaagAAGTTGAATTTGCAATGAGGAAATAAGCATGATATGGGTTTATGGGTTTTAGTTATAGGCAATGATGGCTTTTGACTTATTGCTTTTTTCTTCACTGCCAATTCGACTTCCTAATATGGTAGGAAAACAAAGTGAGaaacagaagagaatggaaaaaaaaaaagaaaaaaacaggaaagtttaaagaatataaaagaaaataaaagtttaaagaacataaaagaaaaaaattaaatagttcaaaataaaaaaaatatggagaCCGATtgcataatttaacctaaattttttatttgaaatgattatttaactACTACGTCAGCTTACTATTACAcagttaacaacaattaacgacttagtgactaaaatgttacaacacgataacaaaAGTagctaaaacgtaatatttcaaaaataagtgattaaaatgtaatctaagggaaacaaaagtgaccataggtgtagtttaccctaaataatttgcctcaaatttaacaaaaaataatctatatgaaaaaataataaaatatgataatttaaatAAACCATGTCATATATATAAGATACGTATGATTACGGTAGAATACAtgttttattcaaattttcaacgTAGACCTATTGAAACAATATTTAAAGTTTGTTTGTtaataataaaagagaaaattaaaataagtgattGTGAGCAGATTTTTCAAGTTTGGTTGGCgctttaattctattttattagtCACGATTATCTTATGTTTCTATCACTAATAATCTATTGCTTGCCCctcttttttatatttcattcttttaaaatttttattatttatattcttaaatatttaaatacttcaatgaaataattattaatgAATTCTAAATTATGGTACGTAagttaaaataatcatttaataaatttataaaaaagctAAGAGTGAATTATCTAGTTGGTCATTCAACCTTTAAagcattttcattttggtcatccaAAATGAAATTTTTGCAATTCTGTTATTCAATTTTTAGGgcgttttcattttagtcacccaaatATTAAATTTCTAATGACCATTAACTATATATATCACATCATGTTTACACtctcattttagtcacccaaaaaaaatatatctttttaagtattgattggggtaaaaaaaaattaatgattaaagtgaaaaaatggtagaaactaaaatataacacaaaaattttcaaattttaattgtttatcaCTTTGCCGAAAATTCTAAATTTGggttttgaaatataaatttttaaatattaagattCAAAATTATTGTAACAAATAGAAATGCACatagacaattattaaatatgaattatttgagttgatttcgttaattttaaaatttaaaaagagattaaataaagtaattttaatattatagtaaaaatttggTTCACATTATCAATGTATAGTTTTTTacaacaatttattcaatttattttgatgttttataatttaaaatttaatttttttaaaaaataaaattattggaaAGGGAATAAATAAGTACAAATTGACAatcttttgtatattattttagtttctaccgttttttcactttaatccttgatttttttATCCCACTCAATACTTAAAAAAGAattttttgggtgaccaaaatgaaagcggCCTAAAAGTTGGATGACCATaatgaaagtgtaaacatgatgtAGTGTGTATAGTTAACCGCCATTAGAAATTTAACGTTTGAAACACTAAAATGAAAGTGCCATAAAACTTGGGTGACTAACTAGGTAGTTTATCCAAAAattaatataactattaaatattttttagttgaGATGGTCAAATAGAGTAAAATTTACGATgttttgggttcaaatctcatcataagaattttcttaaattttatacgaAATATAAATACGATAAAATTatcttcaaaataatatttacttcGTTAAAATAAGAGaccttttataaaaataatattactcCCTCGTAAAGTAGGGCAATTTTTAGTAAATTCtatattaaacttttaataattttattaaattaagattttgacaaaattattatgaaaaatatatCATACAGATCTTCATAACTATTTTTGTCAAATAATCTTTGTAATTGTAAATTTTACGTgagaaattaatataaattaaccagTCAACTGTGTAAGAAGAAATTATTAGATAGatcctttttaaatatttaatgttatataaaattatttttacatgtcattgtgattaagaaattttaaaagaaaatatccaaaaatcttattttcttctttaacGACATGGCAATTGGAGAACCATGGCAAAGGTCATCACAAAATACAAGTTcttttgcattgcttcttgaaaatttattaaagaagaaatcaaaatACAATTGCAAATTACGAAATTTTCTTTCTACCTTTGATTTGCATCTTAGGTATTTTGGTTTCACAAAATACGATTGATACTTTTTTGTTGAAAAGAATATTAGTAAGGGTCATCATCACAAGATTTAAATAAAGGTTTAATCCGGATGGGTTATCGCTAGTCTTTTTCTCCCTCtcactaatttttttctttttctcatttatttcacatgcCTTCTCTCTTTTCGATTTGCAGATTTATTTTGTGAGTATttttgttgtcttcacaagttgtgatggacagaTGACAGCGCCTGTTGTTCTCTAAAACTCCACCGGCCACCAATAATTTTTCTTGGAAAGTGAGTGGCTCTTCGTCAGCTTCTtaatatgtttatgttttgagagtatttcaaaataaaaaatgatttcacAAGTTGATTTGGTCCTGTGTTgccttaagttttatatgtttttttgtttgtttttccattgtttaataaatttttagttttagaagtttttgtctgctcttgtagcacgttctttagtcttgcttatgcatgtaacCTTAGTTTTACTAGTGATTTTAGGCACAGTTTTATTGTCATCCTCTCTAGCTAGTTTGGGTATCTTTGGTGCATGTTACCTTAGTTTTGTTGTCGTCGCTTTGGACTATCCGGGGTTGATTTCTTTATCATATTAAGTGCTTACAATCACGCCAGATATatcgtgcttgagttgtgacaaagccaATTGTTAACGTGCCATGATGTTCTATTGATGCTAAGACTAAAACCTTTCTTCTGTTGACGGAGCTCGTCCTTTACCATCTACAACTTGTGCTTGTTATTTTTTCCTTGTATGATtccatttattaaataaattaataaatttaccttttaaaaaaGATACGGGTTCTTTAATCAAAGTACCCCaagaatttattaattttgaattcttCTTTAACAAAATAGTGGAAAAGTAAGAATGAGAAAGTTGAAAATACCCAAGATTTAAAAATAGATCTATAGATGAAAACTATTGAAAACTTTGACTGCTTTGCTTGAATGATAGTTAGAACCAACTATTTGAACCAATCAAAGCTTTTGGTGTTgaattatattttagtattaGTTAATAAGGAAATTTCatgataaattataatataattatcatCCATTTGATTAGATTTGAAGGAGGAGGAGAGAAGTTTGAACTTTGAtgaatacttattttttttagagTATTTCAAGCTATTAAGTAGCTTGTTTATAAAGACGTTTATGTGACaaatacttaaaataattaatggaaTAAAATCAGCTTTTAAATGAGTATTTCAAGCCTATCAAAACACTACTAGTTGATTACGTGAAGAGGCTTATAAATAGGTTATTTGTGCCGTAAATTGTAGTGCAATTTTTAGGACTGCAAATACGAATGTGAAGAATAGTTTGGGTTTAAACCAACAGTTGTATAGTACAAATTgtagaataaaatttttctttgagCGAACCTCCATAGAGTAAGATTAGTAAATTTGAACTGTATTAACAAACATTACAGATTATTTCTTCtcacttttctctctattttattGTGCATTTAATTTGTTCTGTTCGTGTTTCAATCTCTATTAGAACGAAACTCTTCTACGGCCAACTAAGTTGTTTGTTTGAACAATAGTTGGAAAGTAATGCAAATCCACgcttttttgaataatttttatttagaaaatttctagTCAAACAATAACACGTACAAACATAATCTTCAATGTCATTTAATAATTAGATGAAATCATGACTTatgtcataaaaaattatataataatgttTTCCACTTAGAATTGATGGTTGTATTTGAAgtcagaaaaatatatatttttatattacgtACACAAATGAACTGGAATTTAAATAAGGTAGATTCCAAGAAAAAGAGCTTTCAATAATTTATAGAGAGACGATTCCCTAAATCTTCTGTTATTTTCCTTATATTTCGAGCCATGACAgtactatatatgtatatatatgaaataatgtaTTAGGTAAGTGcttttccaaaataaactacaTAACATAATGTagcatgacaagaaatttaatGTAATGCTCGGCTTTGTTTCATGATATTTCTTAaaccaaataatttaattaaatacaatTTGCATCAACTTGGAATTGACGTCTAAGTAATTACACCAAGCAAATTACGTAGACTAAAAGAGACAACAGGACAGCATActccgaaaaaaaaagaaagacaaaGAAGACTTTAGATAGTTGCAGGTTGTGGGATCAAGTCGGATTGATCGGTATATTAACTCCAAGAATGAGGTTGAATCAATTAATTTGTAAGTTGGTACATAAGACAAATTTAAGATTTATATAAGAGGGATCgagataaaattctaaaatttggagtgaaaaaataaaaattttatattaaaaagctttaattaaattttaaacttttgaaATGGGACAAAATTACAATTGTTccaattaaattaaagttaaaagggaatcaattaaataattaatatttggGAGGCACTACAATTACACCATTGACCCAAGAGAGGTGGGGCAAGGCCCTTGTTAGTTTGAACCacttccatttttattttatttaattattttttttatttttaaaattttaataatctatttaatcaaatcaaactaatttatcatataaaaagtCAAtaatttgacgagtttgataactgatctaattataaaaatattaattatcgCAATGTTTTgcgcttttcattttatttattattaaatttatttgcaGATTAATATATAGTTGCtcgttttgcttttcttttttcgtCGATTGAATTTTGGGATCTTTTTCAGTATTAAAAATTTGGTTTCcacaatatatatttaataattcattttgcaTAGAATTGATGATTCTGTttgaagttatatatatatatatttgttgattGAATATTAACTCGATTGATAtgagtattattgtcaatgcaaaACGACGTAAGTTTGAGTGTGTTAAATCtatttatgaattgaaatggAATTATAAGTAATCTTAaatattgtgttaaaaataattttttatcagaatttataatgaaattattaatatatatttatattacgtAGGTAACGTACCAAATGAAATGATGAATAagaaataggaaaaagaaaatgtaGACTCCATGTTGATTACGAAGAAAAAAGTTATTGAAAGCTatctaaaatttataaagaaagaCCATTCACTAAATCTTCTgttttttcccctaatatttcgAGCCATGACAaggactatatatatataaaacaatggATTAAGCAAGtggtttaaaaaaaaagtacttacaaggaaattatgtaagctTAGGCTTCAATTCATGATATTACCTAAaccaactaatttaattaaatacaatTTGCATCAACTTGGAATTGAGTCTAATCAATTACATCAACCAAAACATATGTGCGACACTAAAAGAGACATCAGGGTAGTGGACttcgaaaagaaaaaaatcatatcaATACGCCTTAACGTTGAGATTTTATTTGCAGATTTAACTAGTtactaattttgattttttaattgaattttgggattttttcaCATTAACAATTTGGTTTTCGCGATTAAGTTACCTAAAAATGTCGAATTACTTTTTATCAAAATATTGTgtataatttctaattttgttcttGCGTTTCCTACCTCTCCGATTTTTTTTTAACCCCAAGTTAGAGCAATACTTTTCTCTTCAATCTCGAAAAGAGACCTCACTTTTCTAACTTCCGAAGAAATGACTTCATCGGACCTCTGTTCT is part of the Gossypium hirsutum isolate 1008001.06 chromosome D11, Gossypium_hirsutum_v2.1, whole genome shotgun sequence genome and encodes:
- the LOC107925950 gene encoding probable disease resistance protein At4g27220; translation: MEITMGSASNLVTGVVGYLFQKIKRNFSYVFHHRTMVLDFEKKVEMLKDKRDRVLLDVDAAQNNGETIYPDVNNWLMKVDDMIISELNKVKSLEDEAKNKCFIGLCPNFKAFYQLSKKAEEDAGAVDELLQQGGFDKISYRDVPQPIVVVPPKDFEDFNSRKLVFNKIMEAVKDPNFNILGVHGMPGVGKTTLVKEVVRQVKEDKLFDSVVMAVVTYTPDVQKIQDQIADMLGLKFEEQSMSGRASRLCQRLKKEKKILVVLDDIWAKLDLMEVGIPLGDKDQVCTILLTSRDRNVLRKDMDAKESFPLGVLTHEEAWNFFKNIARNGVESHDLPPIAIEVAKRCGGLPIAIRTLATSLKNEPPFAWEDALQQLNGPPSSNFKGVPAAVCSSIEWSYDRLPSEEHKQTFLLCGLIGHNALFDELLMYAMGLGLFHGINTVEKTRIRLLTVVSHLKACCLLVDSYSNQRFDMHDLISDVAISIASKGNHVFSLRPQDVLDDWPDDETMKECDKIFLPYGSFSELPDQLKCPKLSFFGIGSKNPLLKIPTNFFMETKNLKVLILACLNLPSLPSSISLLANLRTLCLMYCALGDIALIGELKNLEILNFEGSEIEMLPEEIGQLTKLKWLGLIDCSKLKRIPPGVFCKLSRLEELYMSNSFNEWEAKGQSSQQSNFSLAELKALSCLTSLEIHIPNANIIPKDFSFEKLQRYIIFIGEASHWDWNWVWVRENSRTLKLSLQTSISFLNNGVKVLLKKAENLYIDEVKDVEILLQESEVGDYFRQLKNLHIQNGAMIQYIFKDNDDVDKIEFQLEILELQGLPKLISFCSKNEGSTSTSPQETTLFKQKTQFPKLKELVLSSITIERIWLPQEFCSTQNLTTLIIEGCANLKHVLSDSMVEYLQQLECLEISECKCIHEIISKEKIIKEAFRNRYLICFPRLNSLKLKGLQNLIGFCHEDYTVEFPTLRILEIENCPQLKGFIHNSTSKEILTDVVLFNNKVLFSTHSSFVIFNSFNHCFHSHQKFIVGCFFQFGENHNLPFEKSKAGMGQPTSYKFFSYAKRVEYYGM